The Candidatus Saccharibacteria bacterium oral taxon 488 genome has a segment encoding these proteins:
- a CDS encoding ABC transporter permease, whose amino-acid sequence MKKYWTGVFGQVRAQQKRFIRDKMSLFFTFLFPLIFLLVFGSIFNNQSTSFDIAIINNSQTEFAKNFVKGAKDNAKDSILKIKDVKDMDEAREKMKRSELNGIIELPSDFGKVKGEGRDARPTGTINVLYAKGSEQTGSALTAVMNQIANEINKHLGQPEAPLKAAGKAVGDERLKPFDYTFTGLLAFSLMSMGIFGLANQMPAEKQRGSYRRLRAAPFTSGQLIISMAIHYTIISLLSLTMMVVVGMLMFQFNMRGDWGLFVLMAVLAAFMMVGMGLMIGGWAKNENQSAPLSNLLSFPMMFLSGAFFPLYMFPEWLRGAAQFIPMTPITDGFRLIMTEHASFIEALPQIGAVAAWTLVIYVAAIKLFRWE is encoded by the coding sequence ATGAAAAAATATTGGACTGGTGTATTCGGGCAAGTACGCGCCCAACAAAAACGTTTCATCCGCGATAAAATGTCGCTATTCTTTACCTTCCTGTTTCCGCTCATCTTTTTGTTGGTATTCGGTTCGATTTTTAATAATCAATCGACCAGCTTTGACATCGCGATTATCAATAATTCGCAGACAGAATTTGCTAAAAATTTCGTCAAAGGCGCCAAAGACAATGCCAAAGACTCGATTCTTAAAATCAAAGATGTCAAGGATATGGACGAGGCTCGCGAGAAGATGAAGCGTTCGGAACTGAACGGCATCATTGAACTACCAAGCGATTTTGGCAAAGTGAAGGGTGAGGGCAGGGATGCTCGCCCGACTGGCACTATCAATGTCTTGTACGCAAAAGGCTCCGAGCAAACTGGTAGCGCCTTAACTGCGGTGATGAATCAGATTGCCAATGAAATAAATAAGCATTTGGGTCAGCCAGAGGCGCCGCTCAAGGCTGCTGGTAAAGCTGTCGGCGACGAGCGGTTGAAGCCATTTGACTATACATTCACTGGACTGTTGGCATTTAGTTTGATGAGTATGGGCATATTTGGTCTGGCCAACCAGATGCCGGCCGAAAAACAGCGTGGCTCCTACCGCCGACTGCGCGCGGCGCCGTTTACCTCGGGTCAGCTGATTATTTCTATGGCGATTCACTACACGATTATTTCGCTGCTTAGCCTGACTATGATGGTTGTCGTTGGCATGTTGATGTTCCAATTTAATATGCGCGGCGATTGGGGGCTCTTTGTCCTTATGGCGGTGCTGGCGGCCTTTATGATGGTAGGTATGGGTCTCATGATCGGTGGCTGGGCAAAGAATGAAAATCAGTCCGCACCGCTGAGCAACTTACTCTCTTTCCCGATGATGTTCTTGTCTGGTGCATTCTTCCCGCTGTACATGTTCCCAGAGTGGTTACGCGGTGCCGCCCAGTTTATCCCGATGACGCCGATTACTGATGGTTTCCGTTTGATCATGACTGAGCATGCCAGTTTTATCGAGGCCCTGCCGCAAATCGGCGCTGTCGCTGCCTGGACTCTCGTTATCTATGTCGCTGCGATTAAGCTGTTTCGGTGGGAGTAA
- a CDS encoding ATP-binding cassette domain-containing protein, with protein MVQPKPIITVDQLVKTYDGKNVVDSVSFEVKKGEIFGILGPNGAGKTTTLEMLEALRPIDGGTATIDGIDVAKQPKHIKNIIGIQLQSTTFYDKLTLREQLKMFASLYGQTVDADALLAKVQLTDKAKSYVEQLSGGQKQRFAIASTLVNNPTVLFLDEPTTGLDPQARRNLWDLIKEIRDEGITIVLTTHYMDEAELLCDRLAIMDNGKIITIDTPHNLIQQLLARGFKKKQVVEQANLEDVFIDLTGKAIRD; from the coding sequence ATGGTTCAACCCAAACCAATCATAACAGTTGACCAACTCGTCAAGACGTACGATGGCAAGAATGTCGTCGATAGCGTGTCGTTTGAGGTCAAGAAAGGCGAGATCTTCGGTATTCTCGGCCCCAACGGCGCTGGTAAGACGACAACACTCGAGATGCTGGAGGCGCTCCGGCCGATTGATGGCGGCACGGCGACTATCGACGGAATTGATGTTGCCAAGCAGCCGAAGCACATTAAAAACATCATTGGTATCCAGCTGCAATCGACAACGTTTTACGACAAACTAACCTTGCGTGAACAATTGAAAATGTTTGCCAGCCTGTACGGCCAAACGGTCGACGCTGACGCGCTGCTGGCCAAGGTGCAATTGACCGACAAAGCCAAAAGCTACGTCGAGCAGCTCTCGGGCGGGCAAAAGCAGCGCTTCGCCATCGCGTCGACGCTGGTTAATAACCCAACGGTGCTATTCCTTGACGAGCCGACCACTGGGCTGGATCCGCAGGCGCGCCGCAATTTATGGGATTTGATCAAAGAGATTCGCGATGAAGGTATTACTATCGTGCTGACCACGCATTATATGGACGAGGCCGAGCTGCTGTGCGATCGCTTGGCGATTATGGACAACGGTAAAATCATCACCATTGATACGCCACATAATCTGATCCAGCAACTACTGGCGCGCGGTTTTAAGAAAAAGCAAGTTGTCGAGCAGGCCAATTTGGAGGACGTATTTATTGATTTAACAGGAAAGGCGATTCGGGATTAG
- a CDS encoding CHAP domain-containing protein, with the protein MPKKPHLSITRPRSRLKKRYVFALVLIPLIAVCISLGALYWPKITHRLHLLRVAGSIDSSRGEATFPQIDTTNLHPTRQKIISLTKTEFEAQSAGTKFSQGVREAWCADFVSWIMQQAGAPLKNPHTGGWRIPGTFTLREYYEANGRFKPANSGYQPRPGDVAIYRNSPVFGDHTNIVLKNDDGVLTTVGGNEMNRIRVFTNRDKRYDGLLGYGVLAE; encoded by the coding sequence ATGCCGAAGAAGCCCCACCTCTCCATCACGCGGCCGCGCAGTCGTCTCAAGAAACGGTATGTATTTGCACTGGTGCTGATACCGTTAATCGCTGTTTGTATCAGTCTCGGCGCGCTGTATTGGCCAAAAATTACTCATAGACTTCACTTGCTGAGGGTGGCCGGTAGCATTGATTCATCACGCGGCGAGGCGACATTCCCGCAGATTGATACTACAAATTTACATCCGACCCGGCAAAAAATTATCAGCCTCACCAAAACCGAATTCGAAGCACAATCCGCCGGCACCAAGTTCAGCCAGGGCGTCCGTGAAGCGTGGTGCGCCGATTTTGTGAGCTGGATCATGCAGCAGGCGGGTGCGCCACTAAAAAATCCGCACACTGGCGGCTGGCGTATTCCGGGAACGTTTACCCTGCGTGAATATTACGAGGCGAATGGTCGCTTCAAGCCTGCTAATTCTGGCTATCAACCGCGTCCTGGCGACGTGGCAATTTACCGCAATTCGCCGGTGTTTGGTGATCACACTAACATTGTCCTAAAAAATGACGACGGCGTTTTGACCACCGTCGGCGGCAATGAAATGAACCGTATCCGCGTGTTTACCAACCGCGATAAGCGCTACGATGGACTGCTGGGATATGGCGTGCTAGCAGAGTAA
- the arcC gene encoding carbamate kinase — protein MNQQRTIVVALGGNALQRQGEASSQAQQRVADETIAQLLPLIQAGHRVAIVHGNGPQVGNIVLHEEAINTEAVPSLPLEDSGAMSQGLIGFWLQQAIHDALATRGVHDKYAASIVTQTVVDQADPAFQNPTKPIGPFYSEEEAKKVQAERGYTVREDSGRGWRRVVPSPKPQEIVEAPVIKALVDAGVLVVSTGGGGIPVLRDASGQLSGVAAVIDKDFGAAKLADTLGADTLLILTSVDAAKVNFGQPTEQSLGEVSVEELQQHIDAGQFAAGSMLPKTQAALSFVAGASGRTAIITSLEKTADAINGAAGTRIKS, from the coding sequence ATGAATCAGCAGCGAACTATTGTCGTCGCGCTTGGAGGTAACGCCCTGCAACGTCAGGGCGAGGCCTCGTCCCAGGCGCAGCAGCGAGTGGCCGACGAAACCATCGCCCAGCTTCTGCCGCTGATTCAAGCCGGCCACCGCGTAGCCATTGTCCACGGTAATGGCCCGCAGGTCGGCAACATTGTCCTACACGAGGAGGCGATTAACACCGAGGCGGTGCCGAGCTTGCCGCTGGAAGATTCTGGTGCGATGAGCCAGGGGCTAATTGGTTTTTGGTTGCAGCAAGCGATCCACGATGCGCTGGCAACTCGTGGTGTGCATGATAAGTATGCAGCGAGCATCGTTACCCAGACGGTGGTTGATCAGGCTGATCCAGCGTTTCAAAATCCGACCAAGCCAATTGGGCCATTTTATTCAGAAGAAGAGGCCAAGAAGGTACAGGCCGAGCGTGGCTATACCGTGCGCGAGGACTCGGGCCGTGGTTGGCGGCGCGTTGTGCCATCACCAAAGCCTCAGGAAATTGTCGAGGCTCCCGTCATCAAGGCGCTGGTCGATGCCGGCGTGTTGGTGGTCTCGACTGGTGGCGGCGGTATTCCGGTACTGCGTGATGCGTCGGGTCAATTGAGCGGCGTAGCGGCGGTGATCGACAAAGATTTTGGTGCGGCCAAGCTGGCGGACACACTCGGGGCGGATACATTGCTGATCCTGACGTCGGTTGATGCAGCTAAGGTCAATTTTGGTCAGCCGACAGAGCAGTCACTTGGTGAGGTATCGGTCGAGGAGCTGCAGCAGCATATTGATGCTGGGCAGTTTGCGGCTGGCTCAATGCTACCGAAAACCCAGGCGGCGTTAAGTTTTGTGGCCGGCGCTTCGGGGCGTACGGCGATCATCACCTCGCTCGAAAAAACCGCTGACGCTATCAACGGTGCCGCTGGTACGCGCATCAAGAGTTAG
- a CDS encoding YfcC family protein — protein MVEKMKKIKKKLRSPSAFTVLFVVIALMAVLTWIIPSGVYNTKPDPNDAEKTVRIAGTYKQTDKITTKKADDGTETTTDSRQGLWDAALAPIKGMSEKLDVIVFVLILGGFLGVTMKTGALDATLGAMLRKMKGKEKWLIPILMTFFAIGGTTYGMQEEAVAFYALVVPIMMAAGYNAMTAVMVIVLGAGTGVLGSTLNPFSTGIAAKSADVPLGNILGLQSIILLLCLVAAIVFTMRYASKVKAGKYKDDVRYKPATTALDMSNVPEFTGPRKAVMAVFGITFLLMIISLIPWGNWGITLFADIHKWFTELPVVGAILGLDHVLPFGEWYFNEISTLFLLSTLVIAAIYYRQFKKEEIFVVDTFLKGTADLLSVALIIAVAAGVGVVMQNGAIQDTIISWGESALKGAGSFVGILAYIFYLPMSFIIPSSSGLAAATMPVIAPVADLVGSSKEIIVVAFAAASGLLNMMAPTIASLMGGLALAGVSYRAWLKRSMPIMVVFAIISLVAITVYGAIA, from the coding sequence ATGGTAGAAAAAATGAAAAAAATTAAGAAAAAGCTGCGCTCGCCCTCAGCCTTTACTGTGCTGTTTGTGGTGATTGCCTTGATGGCGGTCCTAACGTGGATTATCCCGTCTGGTGTGTACAACACAAAACCAGATCCAAATGATGCGGAAAAGACAGTGCGCATCGCTGGTACGTACAAACAGACTGATAAAATCACTACTAAAAAAGCCGATGACGGCACCGAGACGACCACTGATTCCCGCCAAGGTTTGTGGGATGCAGCACTTGCGCCGATCAAGGGCATGAGTGAGAAGCTCGACGTCATCGTCTTCGTGTTAATCCTCGGCGGCTTCCTCGGGGTGACGATGAAGACTGGCGCACTGGATGCGACACTGGGTGCCATGCTGCGTAAGATGAAGGGCAAGGAGAAATGGCTCATCCCAATTCTCATGACGTTCTTCGCTATCGGTGGTACCACCTACGGCATGCAGGAAGAGGCAGTGGCGTTTTACGCGCTGGTGGTGCCGATCATGATGGCGGCTGGCTATAACGCCATGACTGCGGTGATGGTGATCGTGCTGGGTGCTGGTACTGGTGTGCTTGGTTCAACGTTAAACCCATTTTCAACTGGTATCGCTGCCAAGTCGGCTGACGTGCCGCTCGGTAATATATTGGGTCTCCAATCAATCATTTTGCTGCTCTGTTTGGTCGCGGCTATCGTGTTCACCATGCGATACGCGTCAAAGGTAAAGGCTGGTAAGTATAAAGATGATGTTCGGTATAAGCCAGCCACCACCGCACTTGATATGAGCAACGTGCCAGAATTTACCGGTCCGCGTAAAGCAGTGATGGCGGTCTTTGGCATCACTTTCCTATTGATGATCATCTCGCTTATCCCGTGGGGCAACTGGGGGATCACGCTGTTCGCCGATATCCATAAATGGTTTACAGAGCTACCGGTCGTTGGTGCTATCTTGGGTCTCGATCATGTCTTGCCATTTGGTGAGTGGTACTTCAACGAGATCTCGACCCTGTTCCTGTTGTCAACCTTAGTTATCGCAGCGATTTATTATCGCCAATTCAAGAAAGAGGAAATCTTCGTTGTTGACACCTTCCTGAAGGGTACAGCCGATCTACTGAGTGTGGCGCTGATCATTGCGGTGGCCGCCGGTGTCGGCGTGGTGATGCAGAATGGTGCCATCCAAGACACCATTATCAGCTGGGGCGAATCTGCCCTGAAGGGTGCGGGTAGCTTTGTTGGTATTCTCGCCTATATCTTCTACTTGCCGATGAGCTTTATCATTCCGTCATCATCAGGTCTAGCGGCGGCAACTATGCCAGTCATTGCGCCGGTGGCTGATCTAGTCGGCTCTAGCAAGGAGATTATCGTTGTCGCATTTGCCGCGGCATCGGGTCTGTTGAATATGATGGCGCCAACCATTGCTTCATTGATGGGCGGTCTGGCCCTAGCCGGCGTGTCGTACCGTGCATGGTTGAAGCGCTCGATGCCAATCATGGTGGTCTTTGCGATAATTAGCCTCGTAGCTATCACGGTATACGGAGCCATTGCTTAA
- the argF gene encoding ornithine carbamoyltransferase, translated as MAQSLKGRSFLTLGDFTAGDIRLLLTTANEYKRMKYAGTPHRIHEGKNIALLFEKTSTRTRCAFTVAANDLGIAPEYLGKDDIQLGKKETVEDTAKVLGRMFDGIEFRGFAHKTVEDLAKHAGVPVWNGLTDKFHPTQILADFMTIEEHLGRLHGVKLVFVGDGRNNMANSLLLGSAIMGLDFRILAPRELFPEEGLVHHAHELAHQNHGRITITDNFEEALRGADVVYTDVWVSMGEEDKFAERINQLRHFQVNRDMLNLTGNPEVKFMHCLPAFHDALTTTGQHIRDDFGLEAMEVTDDVFRSPNSIVFDQAENRMHTIKAVIALTL; from the coding sequence ATGGCACAAAGTTTGAAAGGGCGATCATTCCTAACACTGGGTGATTTTACTGCGGGTGATATTCGGTTGCTACTAACGACGGCGAATGAATATAAGCGGATGAAGTACGCCGGTACGCCGCATCGGATTCATGAGGGCAAGAACATTGCGTTGTTGTTTGAAAAAACCTCGACGCGGACGCGCTGCGCCTTTACGGTGGCGGCCAACGACCTCGGTATCGCGCCGGAATATCTCGGTAAAGACGATATTCAGCTTGGCAAGAAAGAGACGGTCGAGGACACCGCCAAGGTGCTGGGCCGGATGTTTGACGGTATTGAGTTTCGCGGTTTTGCACACAAAACGGTAGAAGATCTAGCGAAGCACGCCGGCGTGCCAGTATGGAATGGATTGACTGATAAGTTCCATCCAACGCAGATTCTAGCCGACTTTATGACTATCGAGGAGCACCTCGGTCGGCTGCACGGCGTCAAGCTGGTGTTTGTCGGCGATGGCCGCAATAACATGGCTAACAGCCTGCTGCTCGGCTCGGCGATTATGGGGCTGGACTTTCGGATTTTGGCACCGCGTGAATTGTTCCCTGAGGAGGGCCTCGTCCATCACGCGCATGAGCTGGCGCACCAGAACCACGGGCGGATTACTATCACTGATAATTTTGAGGAAGCCCTGCGCGGTGCTGATGTCGTTTACACCGATGTCTGGGTGTCGATGGGCGAAGAGGATAAGTTTGCTGAGCGCATCAACCAGCTGCGTCACTTCCAGGTTAATCGCGACATGCTGAACCTCACCGGCAATCCTGAGGTCAAGTTCATGCACTGCTTGCCGGCCTTTCATGATGCGTTGACCACGACCGGCCAGCACATCAGGGACGATTTCGGGCTAGAGGCGATGGAGGTGACGGATGACGTCTTCCGCTCACCAAATTCGATCGTCTTTGACCAGGCGGAAAATCGTATGCATACCATCAAAGCGGTTATCGCTTTGACGCTGTAG
- the arcA gene encoding arginine deiminase, with translation MDPLHITSEIGRLKAVLLHRPGEELENLTPDYLTDLLFDDIPYLQVAQKEHDAFAQVLRDHGVEVLYLDQLVTEALYTDQLREQFVDEMLANSKQGSRRVTRVLRQFLLDLPTNAMVRKIMAGVRKDEITLPPDQHQQLHNMIEKNHYPFYLDPMPNLYFTRDPAATIGHGLTINKMHWPARRRESLFMRYIIDHHPRFAGKNVPVWYDRHEKFSIEGGDELVLSSEVMAIGVSERTTAEAIEKMATKLFAGSGFKKVVAMEIPKSHAFMHLDTVFTMIDRDKFTIHPEIRDRGGKMNCFVLEKVEGQPFPRITHETDLEHVLRVALGLPSVTLIECGGGDPIAAAREQWNDGSNTLAIAPGVVVTYDRNYVTNQKLREHGVEVIEVSGAELGRGRGGPRCMSMPLVREDV, from the coding sequence ATGGATCCATTACATATTACATCAGAAATTGGCCGACTCAAGGCGGTGCTATTGCATCGTCCGGGCGAAGAATTAGAAAACTTAACACCAGACTACTTGACTGATCTGCTGTTTGACGACATTCCGTATTTGCAGGTCGCCCAAAAGGAGCATGATGCGTTTGCTCAGGTATTGCGTGATCACGGTGTCGAGGTGTTGTATCTCGATCAGCTGGTGACCGAGGCGCTATATACTGATCAATTACGTGAGCAGTTTGTTGATGAAATGTTGGCAAATTCGAAGCAAGGCTCGCGCCGTGTTACCAGAGTGCTGCGCCAGTTCCTGCTGGACCTGCCAACGAACGCGATGGTGCGTAAAATTATGGCCGGTGTGCGCAAGGACGAGATTACGCTGCCGCCAGATCAGCACCAGCAGCTGCACAATATGATCGAGAAAAATCACTATCCATTCTATCTCGATCCGATGCCGAACTTGTACTTTACGCGTGACCCGGCTGCAACCATTGGTCACGGTCTGACGATCAACAAGATGCACTGGCCGGCGCGTCGTCGAGAGTCGCTATTCATGCGCTACATCATTGATCATCATCCACGGTTTGCCGGCAAGAATGTGCCGGTGTGGTATGATCGCCATGAAAAATTCTCAATTGAAGGTGGCGATGAGCTAGTGTTGAGCAGTGAAGTGATGGCCATCGGCGTATCGGAGCGCACCACGGCTGAGGCAATTGAAAAGATGGCGACGAAACTGTTTGCTGGCTCTGGCTTTAAGAAAGTCGTTGCTATGGAGATTCCGAAGTCGCACGCCTTTATGCACCTGGATACGGTGTTTACCATGATTGATCGGGACAAGTTTACTATTCATCCGGAAATCCGCGACCGCGGCGGCAAGATGAATTGTTTCGTATTGGAAAAGGTTGAGGGACAGCCGTTCCCGCGCATTACGCATGAGACGGATCTCGAACATGTCTTGCGAGTGGCCTTGGGGCTGCCGAGCGTTACCTTGATCGAATGTGGCGGCGGCGATCCGATCGCAGCAGCCCGCGAGCAGTGGAACGACGGCTCGAACACCTTGGCAATTGCGCCGGGCGTGGTGGTGACGTATGACCGCAACTATGTGACGAACCAAAAATTGCGCGAGCACGGCGTTGAAGTTATCGAAGTCAGCGGCGCTGAGCTTGGCCGCGGCCGTGGTGGTCCGCGCTGTATGAGCATGCCGCTAGTACGGGAGGATGTATAA